From a single Candidatus Methylomirabilota bacterium genomic region:
- a CDS encoding creatininase family protein — translation MLARASLLSLVLIATAPAFAQVPDTVLLEDLTWTELRDAIGAGTTTILVPVGGTEQNGPHMALGKHNVRVRVLAERIARALGHTLVAPVIAYVPEGRINPPTAHMRFPGTISVPEDTFERVLDAAARSFRQHGFRDVVFLGDHGSTQAGQRAVAARLNREWAGGPTRAHAIEEYYRASQMEFAHALRAKGYSEAEIGTHAGLADTALMLALDARLVRADRLRPGTGEAGDGVEGDPTRATVELGRAGADLVVTKTVEAVKRALARR, via the coding sequence ATGCTCGCGCGCGCGTCGCTCTTGTCCCTGGTGCTGATCGCGACCGCGCCCGCGTTCGCGCAGGTGCCCGATACCGTGCTCCTCGAAGACCTGACGTGGACGGAGCTGCGCGACGCGATCGGCGCCGGCACGACCACGATTCTCGTGCCCGTGGGCGGGACCGAGCAGAACGGCCCCCACATGGCGCTGGGCAAGCACAACGTGCGGGTGCGCGTGCTGGCGGAGCGCATCGCGCGGGCCCTGGGCCACACCCTGGTAGCTCCGGTCATCGCCTACGTGCCCGAGGGGCGGATCAATCCGCCCACCGCCCACATGCGCTTTCCGGGCACGATCAGCGTGCCGGAGGACACGTTCGAGCGGGTGCTCGACGCGGCGGCGCGGAGCTTTCGGCAGCACGGCTTCCGCGACGTCGTGTTCCTGGGCGATCACGGCTCCACTCAGGCCGGGCAGCGGGCGGTGGCGGCCCGGCTCAACCGCGAATGGGCGGGCGGGCCGACGCGGGCGCACGCCATCGAAGAGTACTACCGCGCGAGCCAGATGGAGTTCGCGCACGCGCTGCGGGCCAAGGGCTATAGCGAGGCGGAGATCGGCACGCACGCCGGACTCGCCGACACCGCCCTGATGCTGGCGCTCGACGCCCGGCTGGTGCGGGCGGACCGGCTGCGCCCGGGCACCGGTGAGGCAGGCGACGGTGTGGAGGGCGACCCGACCCGCGCCACCGTGGAGCTGGGGCGCGCGGGCGCCGACCTGGTGGTGACCAAGACCGTCGAAGCCGTGAAACGAGCGCTGGCGCGCCGGTAG